A single genomic interval of Apis cerana isolate GH-2021 linkage group LG14, AcerK_1.0, whole genome shotgun sequence harbors:
- the LOC108004405 gene encoding enhancer of split m7 protein, producing the protein MQMHEQIMMVDGQEQPISRTYQYRKVMKPMLERKRRARINRCLDELKDLMVTALAGDGENVAKLEKADILELTVRHLHKLQRQQRLSANPVIDADRFRAGYTHCANEVSRCLAATPGVDVALGTKLMTHLGHKLNSMDKTGPLTIHVAAPQSSPSSSSELSSDEYSMPLTPASSQPSPVRTDIEGISQSHQGLLQVAKPNEPIWRPW; encoded by the exons ATGCAGATGCACGAGCAGATCATGATGGTCGATGGACAGGAACAACCGATCTCCAGGACTTATCAATACAGAAAG GTGATGAAACCTATGTTGGAACGCAAACGTCGGGCAAGAATCAATCGATGCTTGGATGAGCTCAAAGATTTGATGGTAACAGCCCTAGCAGGCGACGGGGAGAACGTAGCGAAATTGGAAAAGGCCGATATTCTGGAATTGACCGTGCGTCATCTTCACAAACTTCAGAGGCAACAACGGCTCTCCGCGAATCCAGTGATCGACGCCGATCGATTCAGAGCCGGTTACACTCACTGCGCCAACGAAGTTAGCCGCTGCCTAGCCGCCACTCCCGGTGTAGACGTCGCCTTGGGAACCAAATTGATGACCCACTTGGGTCACAAACTGAATTCCATGGACAAAACTGGCCCCTTAACGATCCACGTGGCCGCTCCGCAATCCTCACCGTCTTCGAGCAGTGAGCTCAGCTCCGACGAATATTCGATGCCCCTCACTCCAGCCTCCAGCCAACCATCTCCGGTTAGAACGGACATCGAAGGTATCTCGCAGAGTCACCAAGGTCTTCTCCAGGTCGCTAAACCTAACGAGCCAATTTGGAGACCGTGGTAA